The genome window AACCTCGCCGATGTTACTGTAAGAAGTTGCCGTAAAAGCGTGATTTTCACCCAGCAGTTCTTTCCGGATGGCAAGGGCTTTTTCATGATACTCCGAAGCTGTATCATATCCGCCTTTTCGCAGATAAACATCTCCGATGTTATTGTATGATTCTGCCGTATAAGGATTTCTCTCTCCCAGCAATTCTTCTCTGATGGCAAGGGCTTTTTCGTGGAAACTTAATGCTGTATTATACTCATTAATTTCATTATAAATCCATCCGATTCGGTCGTATGAAGTAGCTGTGTCCGGATGTTTCTCTCCAAGTGTATCCCGACAGATCGACAGGGCTTTCTGACAGTAAGCTAAAGCCTCATCATATCTGACTGACCTCTTAAAATACTCACCGGTCTTTGTGCAGTATTCCCGTGCATTCTCCCAGTCCTCTGCCTGCTCATAGTGAAAGGCGCAATCTGCGTATGTTGTTTCTTTGCCGGGATTGAGCTTAGCGATCGCATCGCCGGCCAGTCTGTGCAGATCTCTGAGTCTGGCCCTTAGTTGCATATCGTAAGCGGCATCCCGCAGCAAGGCGTGGTTGAAAATGTATCTAATCTCTGTTAACGCAGACCAGATCCGTTCGTTTTCAACTTCGATAATCAGAGGAATAATCTCCGAATGTATCAGCCCGCCTCCGATTCTGCCGTCGGCGGTCGTTTGCATCAGCTCAACAAGGGTACTCAGAACCTGCACCTCGAACTCGCGTCCAAGCACTGATGCAATCTGAACTGTTTCCTTAAGCTCCGCTGACAAACGATCAATACGAGAGATAATGATCATGTTGATGTCGGTGGGAATATCGGTTGGTTCTTTCATAAGATGATATTGTTCATTCAGAACCTCAATGACCCCGTTCTCCTGCAGGTACAGGCAAAACTGTTCGGTGTAAAATGGGTTGCCCTCCGTGCGGGTTTGGATGTAAACAGCAAGCTCATCATCAACCCTGTTTCCCAGACGATCTTCAATCAATTCTCTCGTGGCGGAACCGGGCAGTTCCTCAAGGACTATTGAATATTGGGGTACGTTATCATCTGCCTTTAACTGTGGTCTGGAACCATCATCGTTGAAGCGACTGCAGGCAAGAATAATCAGGGGATAGTGCTCTATCCGGCGGGTCAGAATTTCAAATACATCCCGGGATGCGTCATCCAGCCATTGAATGTCCTCAATAAGTAGAATGATAGGCTCTATAAGGCTCAAAGCTTTGAAGAACTCCTTAATTGCCTGTTCTATTACAGCAGCCCGATCCTGAGGATCAATAACATCGTATATCGATCCGTCCAGGAACAGTCCGATGAGGGAGCCGATGATTGATTCCACACGGTTTAATTCCATAGAGATTCTCAATCGCTCCGCGGAAGTGAGATCTGCATCTGACATGTTTTCAATGCGGTTGATCAACTCCTGGTATTCTTTTCTGAATCCGGTATTTTTGTCATCAGATAAACTACTCCGGCCTTTTTCAAAGTAATGACTGAAGAAATATGTAATTGGATTCAGCGGCTTTTTGAGAATACTGTCAGTTTGCATGATTGCTGTTCTGATCTCCTGTCGCTGAATCAGTTCATGAACCAGACGTGATTTACCGACGCCCGGGTTGCCATAGACATAAACGATACCACCAAACCTGCCTTCACTAATTGGCTGCATTAACTCAGTAAGCTGCTTCAGCTCAGAATCACGACCTACCATGCCTCCTGCTGAAAATGATAATTGGACTGCTGTCTTCCTGCCCATCAGGCGGTAAAGAGGAATCTTCCCTGTGAATCCCTTGAATTTTCTTGGTTCCAGCTCTCGAATTTCGTACTGAGAACGAGATTGTTTGTAAATTGCCTCATCCAGGTAAATAACTGCTTGCTTTTTCTTTTGAGTAAACCGTGCCGACAGATTCACAATAGATCCCAACGCGGTGTACTCGCTGCACAGTTTACTGCCTATAAAGCCGGTAAATGCTGTGCCGTAGGTCAGACCAATGCGAACGGTCAGCTCAGAAATCTCCCTTACAGCGAGAGCGAAGTTCAGAGCACGGTTGTATAGATTCCCCGGATTGACCGGTGCCCCGAACAGCACTAGCATCATCCTGTCGCTATTACTGAAGTCGATCTTATTGAAGTAACCTCCGAAGCGGTGAGCCAGTGTTATTACTTTTGCGGCACCCCTTTCAAGATCACTTTTTTCGTCGAAAGAAATGAAGCACGAAACAATGTCGCGGAACTCTCCTCTGCCGGTTAAAGAAAGAACTGAATCCGGAACAAACATGTTTTGTAAAGAAAGGGATGCTTCTGAAACGAATGTTTCAGAAACCACATTGACTGTTGCCGGAGCAGACAGCAAAGAGTGAAAATTATCGATTTTGTGTTTACAGGTTATTCTTTGCAGATTCGGGATTTGTGATAACATCCTGTTATCCAGAATAACTTCTCCACTTGCAGCATTCTGTTCTCCTTCAGCGGAGCGCATGGTCGCCTCGCCACCGAAGTGGAAACTGTTCTGCAGGTATTGCGGGATGATTCCCCATGAGACGAGACCATAGGACATTCCAATTCTCACTGACAAATTGAATGAACCGAACTTGGTTTGCTGTTCAGTTTGTTCCAGAAACAACTCCCGAAGGCGAACAGCTGCTGAAAGAGCTTGAATCACAGCAACGGAATCTGAAGGAAAAATCGCTGTAAAGGCGTCTCCGGCAAATGATGAAACAAATCCACTGTGCTCATAGATTACATCAATAGCAGGTGTGAACACGTGATTGATAGCATCTACAAGTACTTCAGCACCTTCTTTGCCATTTTTCATCAGAGCCTGTGTCATTGCTGTAAACCCGGCGATATCAACGAACATGGTTGTTGCCTGGAATTCACCTTTGTACTGTCTCTTTTCAAATTGCTCGATGATGAAAGCGGGGACTAAACGGCGCATTGGAAAACCTCCTGGATTTCTGTTAGCTCCGATGTTACCAGTAAAAAGAATTCCATTCCTGATTGTTTTCCTTCATCCGGGTGCTTCTTAACCATCACTGCTTCTTAATAAAAAAGAAGGGCTTCACTATAGAATAACAAAGCCTTGTTATAACACCTTTACGCCTGTATATCAATAGGAATTCGGATTTTGCATATTGACGTGATCTATTATCAAAGCGGTTCATCGTTTCCAGAATATTCGTTCTTATCCAAGAATAGCCAAACTTTTATTTAGATCAGGAACTGGAGAGAAGTAGAGGCGTCTGCTAATTTTATTCTTTATCAGTAAACCTCTTTCTACCATATTAAGCAGGTCTGATCGTGCTGTTTGATATACGACATTGTGACTTCTTTTGTGAGATTCAATCGAGTATCTATGTTGTGGGTGTCTGAGGGCATGACTAATTAGTGCCTTTTGACGATGATTCAGTACTTCAACTCCACGCAATTTAGCTTCCATTGCTCTTACCTGTTTTGTCTTCCGCTTCACATATTGTACAAGTTCTTCCATTGCTTTCATAATAACTTTTATCTGACCTAATACAAAATATGTAAGATCGTTGTCATCTGATTCCGTATATAAGAATGACCTAACGTACTGCGCTGGCGCTTTTCGGATAATTGATGAAATTGAAATGAACTCAAACAACCAGAAATCACTGCGCAGCATTGACCAGTAGAATAGAGCACGAGCCGTTCGCCCGTTTCCATCTGTAAATGGATGATCATAAGCTAACCAGAAGTGAAGAATTATTGCTCTGAGGGCTGGATGCACGAAAGTAGCAGGAGTCTTTCCGTTAGCGAAATCACACATAACCTTCATTCTATCCCGGAGTTCACTGGCAGGAGGTGGACTATGTAGTAGAAGCCCCTTCTCTGTCCATACATTAATGTCTTCGTTCTTAATTCTAAAGCGACCACATGCCTTTGAATCACTTAGAGTTCCCGCAGTGATTATCCTGTGGATTTCAAGTACAAGCGCAGTATCCAGATCCTCGTATCGCAGTTCACCGATTCTTTTCATTGTCTGGAAATTATTCAGAATCATCCGTTCACTGTGATCTCGAGGTGGTCTATTATTTCTCAACATCTCCTTAGCAGCATCTCGTGTTGTTGATGCTCCTTCAAGTTGACTAGATGTTATTGCTTCCTCAATAAGTGAAGTGAAGTAGTACCTATCTTTTTCCTGCTCTGCTATTTCTGTCGGTATTTCTATTGAGTCCCCAGCCCCCAAAGCTATGCTATAAAGGGCTTCCAGTACAGGATCGGGTTGTGTGAATAGGAAGCTATCACCATGTTTATCACACAAGGGAATGGATTTTACCATCGCCAACCTGCGTAGTTTTAATCCCACCCACCATTCTTCGAGTGTACATCCTTCCGGAGGTTCTCTGTAGCGCAATTCATCCCAATGCAAGTATTGATCCTTGACTAATGAAGAAGAGACAATATCCATTATACGTATTAGGTCGCTTGGTTTAAGCTTAAGCATGATTTCAGTTAACTTCGGGGGAGACATGGGTATTTTCATTGCTGTAACTCCTTCTACATTAGAATATTGGTAAATACTAATTCATTGAAAATTAGTATATCAAATGTGCATAACAGTGTCAATTACTAAATCTAAACAATTTAGTAATAGATTAGTATTTCATGCTTCAGAGAACGGTATCAAGATTGGATAATCGGTGTAACGTAACAGACATATTATTACCGGTGAAGATAATTCGGAGTTCTCAGGCTGGATAAGGTAAAGTGCCTGAAGGAGGCTTGAGCGAGAGAACACCCATCGTTATGATCAATGATCATCATGAAAGGTTAGCTTATGAAACTAATATTGGTTGGGTTTTTACTTCTGCTTGCAACATCAGTACATTCGGCGCCACTTGAAATCATTTCGGAGTATTTATGTCCTTTAGAAATGGATAGCTGGAACCCTGTCAATATCGACAGTTTTCAGTTTATAGAATCCGGGGAAATGAGAATTTTAGCAAGCCGTGATTTCTCATTCATCCGTTATCCAATAAAATCCTGGACGATTGTAATCGATTCGACCGGATATCTGATATACAACCCCCCAGACCGCTACGACATCTACGTGGAAATTCACAGCATATCATCCGCTGGCAGATATGTTCTATAACATTATAGAGACAAATCCGCTGGAGTGCGAGTTTCTGATTGCTGGTAATGATAGAATATCGAATGAACTGGTGCTTCTCAGGACAATCATTCCCACCGATCCGGAAGAGTGGTAAAGGGGTACTGATGAAATCTTTGATTATTTTTACCATAACAATTCGAGGAGATCAAATATGATGAGAAGAGTATTTATTACAGCACTTCTGTTCATTGTATCTATCGCCTGGAGTCAGATTGAATATCAGCCGATTACCGGTGAGTTACTGGAGCATTGGAATACGGCTTATTTATGTGACTTGCCAAAAGTGTACTATTACGATTCGGGCAACCTGCCGAATGACATCTGCGAACTTCAAATTACCGGTATTGAAGTTGAGATTGACTCATTGGATATTTATCTTCTGGGAATATCTGCTGATACAGATATTCCCTTTCTACTCGCAACAGGTGGTTACAAAGGAGAATACAATTTCGCAAAATCATTTTCTAAGTATGTTGAAGATGATGATGAAATTCATCTCCAATTTCAGATGCCTGGCTCCGCGAGATACTGCATAGGCTGTTATCGATGGAATATCGAGGAGGAATCACTTGTATTTCTACGATACTATTCAAGAGATCCATCTCTGGAGGCGATGGAGAGAGTAGACAGCCTTCTGACTGAAGGGAATATCAAGGAAGCAATAGATGAACTGAACAATATGTTCTATCCCGGTAACTATTACAGTTCAGATGAGATGATCGCCCGGTTGCTTAGAAACATCAACATAGTTGCCGGGGATGCCGAAGCCCAGGGTGATTTTGGGG of Candidatus Aegiribacteria sp. contains these proteins:
- a CDS encoding tetratricopeptide repeat protein, which translates into the protein MRRLVPAFIIEQFEKRQYKGEFQATTMFVDIAGFTAMTQALMKNGKEGAEVLVDAINHVFTPAIDVIYEHSGFVSSFAGDAFTAIFPSDSVAVIQALSAAVRLRELFLEQTEQQTKFGSFNLSVRIGMSYGLVSWGIIPQYLQNSFHFGGEATMRSAEGEQNAASGEVILDNRMLSQIPNLQRITCKHKIDNFHSLLSAPATVNVVSETFVSEASLSLQNMFVPDSVLSLTGRGEFRDIVSCFISFDEKSDLERGAAKVITLAHRFGGYFNKIDFSNSDRMMLVLFGAPVNPGNLYNRALNFALAVREISELTVRIGLTYGTAFTGFIGSKLCSEYTALGSIVNLSARFTQKKKQAVIYLDEAIYKQSRSQYEIRELEPRKFKGFTGKIPLYRLMGRKTAVQLSFSAGGMVGRDSELKQLTELMQPISEGRFGGIVYVYGNPGVGKSRLVHELIQRQEIRTAIMQTDSILKKPLNPITYFFSHYFEKGRSSLSDDKNTGFRKEYQELINRIENMSDADLTSAERLRISMELNRVESIIGSLIGLFLDGSIYDVIDPQDRAAVIEQAIKEFFKALSLIEPIILLIEDIQWLDDASRDVFEILTRRIEHYPLIILACSRFNDDGSRPQLKADDNVPQYSIVLEELPGSATRELIEDRLGNRVDDELAVYIQTRTEGNPFYTEQFCLYLQENGVIEVLNEQYHLMKEPTDIPTDINMIIISRIDRLSAELKETVQIASVLGREFEVQVLSTLVELMQTTADGRIGGGLIHSEIIPLIIEVENERIWSALTEIRYIFNHALLRDAAYDMQLRARLRDLHRLAGDAIAKLNPGKETTYADCAFHYEQAEDWENAREYCTKTGEYFKRSVRYDEALAYCQKALSICRDTLGEKHPDTATSYDRIGWIYNEINEYNTALSFHEKALAIREELLGERNPYTAESYNNIGDVYLRKGGYDTASEYHEKALAIRKELLGENHAFTATSYSNIGEVHWKKGSFEKALKYHDKSLAIRKELLGEKHPSTATSYNNIGLVHSDKGDYDTALVFYNKALSIQQELLGEKHPDTAASYSNIGVIHWKMRDYDTALAFYDKALSIQKELLGEKQLAIAISYSNIGSVHYERNDYRTTLAFYEKALAIQKELLGEKHLYAATSYSNIGSVHYRRNDYHTALKFYEKALAIREELLGEMHPDTAISYYCIGVAHRDIGDNETALEYLEKAHAIQRELLGKKHLHTTTTYNNIGVVFFNQGDYDAALAVHEKVLAIRKETQGEKHPFTAIPLRDVASVYVAQKKFREAEKLFRKALTIFRHSIGEEHSHTIKCLKYMADMYDKMGNETEANRIRKELNQL
- a CDS encoding Fic family protein, translating into MKIPMSPPKLTEIMLKLKPSDLIRIMDIVSSSLVKDQYLHWDELRYREPPEGCTLEEWWVGLKLRRLAMVKSIPLCDKHGDSFLFTQPDPVLEALYSIALGAGDSIEIPTEIAEQEKDRYYFTSLIEEAITSSQLEGASTTRDAAKEMLRNNRPPRDHSERMILNNFQTMKRIGELRYEDLDTALVLEIHRIITAGTLSDSKACGRFRIKNEDINVWTEKGLLLHSPPPASELRDRMKVMCDFANGKTPATFVHPALRAIILHFWLAYDHPFTDGNGRTARALFYWSMLRSDFWLFEFISISSIIRKAPAQYVRSFLYTESDDNDLTYFVLGQIKVIMKAMEELVQYVKRKTKQVRAMEAKLRGVEVLNHRQKALISHALRHPQHRYSIESHKRSHNVVYQTARSDLLNMVERGLLIKNKISRRLYFSPVPDLNKSLAILG